Within Rhododendron vialii isolate Sample 1 chromosome 12a, ASM3025357v1, the genomic segment AGAAAAGATCTCCTCCTCGTACAAAGCCTGACACTAGGAACCAGTAAATTTACATCAGCAGCTTGCAATACCCAGGAACAGACCTTGTAGATAAAGACAATGATAGGAAAAAtacataaaagagaaaagagaaaagggaCCAAAAAACATACAGAACTGGAAGTTGATTCTTGCTTCGGGATTATCAGAGTCGTGACATGGAAAATTCCCCCTCTCTGGATAGAAACAGAAGAAACAATAATCAATTCCTAATCAAGAAAGTATTCCATTCAACCCCATTGACAACTCAACACCAGAGGAAAAAGAACGCAAGAAAAGTTAAAAGTACTATACCACAGAACATGGAACagtattttggaggaagaaagaaaaaatattgcCATTTGTCTCCCAGGCTAACAACTTCTTCTACAAGGTCACATGAATTGTCCATCTAGGAGGCTTCAACCAGTACACCTTGAGATTCAAGGATCACTAGGCACCAATTGAGATAGTTGAACGATGATCCAGTAGGTGGATGACATTAAGTTCTTGGTAAATACAAGGGTCAAGTGTTCACCAGTGAATAATTACCTACCAGGAAAAGCTCCCATATTACAAGATTTTTAGGGCTGTCAAATGAATCAAGCCACTAGAGCCGACTCGCATTCCCTCGTTCTAGATCAACTCATTATGCTAATTGGATTTTCCTTTCCTAACGTGATACCAATAGTGGAGAAAAATAGActattttgaagaattttctACTGAGTGGGACATTGTTTTAGATCGACAAGTAACCATGCTTGAAAACAGTTTGAAACTATTAATTTCCTGACCTTGGCTCAGACTCTCCCCAATGAGCCTGCACtgaatgaaaagaaaaccaagCTACTTGGACTTGGCTTGCACAGCTCAATAAAAGATCATGAGGCCCAGTTGCTTGAAAGACAAACAAAGCTTGAGCACACATTTGAAGCTTGAACATGATAATTTTTGAAGCCAAGGTTGAAAAACCCGCTACTTGGTTTGGCTTGACTCAGCTCAGCCCGACTTAGCTCATTTACTGCCCTGAGGCTCTAAATTTTTACTACGGATTTGAGTAAATTTAACTCTAGGCTAATCAAAATCTGTACTTGGACAATCCCAGCTGTATCTAAGACAGTTGCCTTGTATGGGTTCAATAAATCCACAAATTATATTGTCCAAAAGCAACGTCATGAGCCTGAGGCAACATTTCAGGATTGATATACGGTTATGATGCAGCAAATCATATCAGTTCTAGCACGAATAGGCGAGAACGGAATCTTACAAGGAAAGCACCAAGAACCCCACAGGTCTCCAAATCTTTGTCTGTGTTGTCTCTGGCAAGTGCAAGAAAATCATCCATCAACCGTGCTGACTGAGAAAATTAGATAAGCTGACAAATTAACCATTTGAATCCACAGCATGTGCATCCAAGTATGAACCTTTCTAGTTCTTACGAAATGAAAAGTGAGGACTCCGAAGGATCGGGGAGAAAGGATATATGCTTTAAGAAAGCAGAGAAGTGCATGACCATTAGCGGCAAGCATAAGTACCATTGCAAATTAGCAAtatgatgaaagaaaaataaagttcCTGGTTTTCTTACTATATGTACATCTTTAAGGACTCTAGAAGCGGTCAACCCATCTGATGAAGAACTTGAATGTCCGTGTACTGAATCAGCACTAGTGATACGTGAGACTTCTGCAATATGAGGTGCATTATATACACAAGAGATTGTGGGAGAAGGGGAGGATTGTGTAACTGTATGAACGCCTATCTGCGAAAAATAGCTGGCAGCCATAAAGAGATTGCACCGAGGGCTTCAATCGAAACACCAACGATGCTAGCAATTGAATATGCTGAGCACTGGATTCCTCATTGAGTATTCTGCAGAGAGAGGTAATCCAACTTATCATTGATGGTAATTAGCAAAGTTGCTTGGTGAgtgcaatttcagaagaaatctACGAGTTTGGAGTTCTGACCATTACAAAAAGGTACGTTTCGAAAACCATTTTGACATTGGTATTTCACCAGTTTTTGTGGCTATGATTTAACAGTATGCTTGACATAAAAATTTATCTACGAAGCACAatattttgagagaaaaaaaaaattgctaggTTGTATTTGGTACAAGAACTTTGCATGGTACATCTCCATGCATAACTGAGTACCCGAAACATAAATGTTTTAATTTGGTCTTGGGTATCACTTGTGCACGCTTTGAGTACCTTTGGAGTTTGGAATCACTTGTTGTGAATTTGACCCAAACCACACACGCAcccacccacacccacacacacgCGAAGAATAATCACGCAAAACACTCAGAAAGAATGACTAAAAGATTTACGGGGTTGCCCAATTGGATACATCTACGTCTCACCCCAGTCTTTCACTTCATATCCAATGGAGAAGTGGCAAACCAAACTACGAGACAAACCTACCTCACCAGTTTATAGGACGTGTTTTTCTCATTGTAATGATTATAGAATTATCCTTTGGTTTGTAAGAACTCTAATATAATGATCAACCTGGACtgggggaagctgctgtgcagcttcgtgctgcacagcgtgctgcgcaCCTTCCGGGgagccttgccggcatcggtctGGCGATCAGAGACATTCACCGCATAGAGCTCGTCAAGTTCTACGCATACgccaaaaattagctcgatcaaatatcgataagtgTCTCATCcgaatacatataacttgaaaaaaatggattcagtggttttgatccagtgttttgtatccattaggatttatttttttcaagttatatatattccgatgaggcacttaacaatatttgatcaagctgatttttggcgtACACGTagaactcgatgagctctatGCGGTGAACATCTCCGATTGCCGGACCAATGCCGGCAAGGCTCGCCAGCGGGTGTGCaacacgctgtgcagcacgaagctgcacagcagcttcTCCCAGTCCGATCAACCTACCTCACACAGTACCTTACTTTTGGAGTTTAACTCTGGTTCGTTAAGTTGGATTCTCAAATAACTAATTCATTTAACTAATATTTGCATTTGGTTTTGTGATTTCACATACGCACTGCTACAAATCCAAAAATACAAATTCTACGTACATATTCCGCCCATAACCATCTcccttttttttgctttcaccAGCCATATTGTACAGATACCCCATTCCTATACCTTTCATGTGCTTCATAAGATTTTCTAAATGGACAAGTGCTCAGCTATTCCCCCAGCTGCATAGGATATCACCCAGCATAGCTAGACAACAATTTCAGCATACATAATTTAGCACCACTATCTTGTGTAGCCGTGAAGGAAAATACcaactaggtttttttttgttttttttattttggtaacgGAGGAACAGCCCTACAGCCAAACATTATGTGGACCCGATGGCACAACCCAAACCTCCGGGGAGCTAGCGCGGCCACACCAGTCACAGTCCCCCACTTACTGCAGGGTACTCTCCCGGTGGGGAATCGACCTCATAACTTGAGGAGTATTTCCAAGCCTGGAAATCCGCCCAAACCACAGGGGCAACCTCTGGGTGTGTAAATACCAACTAGGTTGCATGtatagaggttttttttttcaactaggtttttttttttgaatgtatgtttttttttttttttgtatgtatagagttttttttttttttcaactaagTTGTATGTCAAAATGTATAGAgtttcttcctctcttttttcttgacAACTCAGGGGGTGCGAACCAGGATACATGCACCTTGACCGATCCACTGCCCACGAGCGAGGAGTAGGATTAAAGCCAGACAAAGCTCTGTATAGACTTCCCCATAATGGCACCCGGGACTCCGGGAGTTAGTTTGGCCTAGCACATCAAATTCTCCAGCCCATTACCCAACTCAAGCCCTTCGTATAATCAACGAATGAAGTgagatacaaaaataaaacaggTTGGATCGTAGTTattcccaaaaaataaaaataaaatacctgTCCGAATTaaacaatttcaaaatcgaCAATACATGCATACAGAATTGCACAGT encodes:
- the LOC131310278 gene encoding AMSH-like ubiquitin thioesterase 2 isoform X7, with translation MAASYFSQIGVHTVTQSSPSPTISCVYNAPHIAEVSRITSADSVHGHSSSSSDGLTASRVLKDVHISARLMDDFLALARDNTDKDLETCGVLGAFLRGGIFHVTTLIIPKQESTSSSCQALYEEEIFSIQHEQSLFPVGWIHTHPSQSCFMSSVDLHTQFSYQVEKERIVLGRKQIGAHGKTCWTWKEFAAHGNDQSRKKR
- the LOC131310278 gene encoding AMSH-like ubiquitin thioesterase 2 isoform X2, with protein sequence MAASYFSQIGVHTVTQSSPSPTISCVYNAPHIAEVSRITSADSVHGHSSSSSDGLTASRVLKDVHISARLMDDFLALARDNTDKDLETCGVLGAFLRGGIFHVTTLIIPKQESTSSSCQALYEEEIFSIQHEQSLFPVGWIHTHPSQSCFMSSVDLHTQFSYQVEKERIVLGRKQIGAHGKTCWTWKEFAAHGNDQSVINLSNLLRHEIRHTTVKKHIRFWGLFKYREKRGRQMTCY
- the LOC131310278 gene encoding AMSH-like ubiquitin thioesterase 2 isoform X3 encodes the protein MAASYFSQIGVHTVTQSSPSPTISCVYNAPHIAEVSRITSADSVHGHSSSSSDGLTASRVLKDVHISARLMDDFLALARDNTDKDLETCGVLGAFLRGGIFHVTTLIIPKQESTSSSALYEEEIFSIQHEQSLFPVGWIHTHPSQSCFMSSVDLHTQFSYQVMVPEAIAIVMAPTDTRRSYGIFRLSDPGGMSILKECQETEYHPHREPAEGSPIYEHCSNVYVNPNIRLEICDLR
- the LOC131310278 gene encoding AMSH-like ubiquitin thioesterase 2 isoform X5, translating into MAASYFSQIGVHTVTQSSPSPTISCVYNAPHIAEVSRITSADSVHGHSSSSSDGLTASRVLKDVHISARLMDDFLALARDNTDKDLETCGVLGAFLRGGIFHVTTLIIPKQESTSSSCQALYEEEIFSIQHEQSLFPVGWIHTHPSQSCFMSSVDLHTQFSYQVMVPEAIAIVMAPTDTRREEVSFLGFLKFGILPTFLGSSCYLLVILPPLVGCEA
- the LOC131310278 gene encoding AMSH-like ubiquitin thioesterase 2 isoform X4; the protein is MAASYFSQIGVHTVTQSSPSPTISCVYNAPHIAEVSRITSADSVHGHSSSSSDGLTASRVLKDVHISARLMDDFLALARDNTDKDLETCGVLGAFLRGGIFHVTTLIIPKQESTSSSALYEEEIFSIQHEQSLFPVGWIHTHPSQSCFMSSVDLHTQFSYQVEKERIVLGRKQIGAHGKTCWTWKEFAAHGNDQSVINLSNLLRHEIRHTTVKKHIRFWGLFKYREKRGRQMTCY
- the LOC131310278 gene encoding AMSH-like ubiquitin thioesterase 2 isoform X1, which codes for MAASYFSQIGVHTVTQSSPSPTISCVYNAPHIAEVSRITSADSVHGHSSSSSDGLTASRVLKDVHISARLMDDFLALARDNTDKDLETCGVLGAFLRGGIFHVTTLIIPKQESTSSSCQALYEEEIFSIQHEQSLFPVGWIHTHPSQSCFMSSVDLHTQFSYQVMVPEAIAIVMAPTDTRRSYGIFRLSDPGGMSILKECQETEYHPHREPAEGSPIYEHCSNVYVNPNIRLEICDLR